The following is a genomic window from Flavobacteriales bacterium.
GTGGGCAACCTCGTCCCGCTGTTCGGATGCAACGAGTCCACTGCGGCGAACTACAACGCCGGCGTGAACATCAACAACGGCACCTGCGACTATAGCTGTCCTTCCGGGCAGCAGCGGGTGCGCGTCGACCTCGTGGCCGACAACTATCCGAGCGAGATCTCCTGGACGCTGAAGAACGGGGCCACGAACGTGGTGCTCGCCAGCGGGTCGTTCACGGGCACCACCGTGTGCGTGCCGGCGGGCGCCTGCCTTGTGTTCCGGATCAACGACACGGCGGGCGACGGCATCTACCATCCTTCGTATGGCTACGGCGGCTATGCCATCTTCCTGGACGGCACGCTCATCCGGGAGGGTGGGCAGTATGCCCAGTTCGAAGAGACCGTGTTCAATTGCCCTCCGGGCTTCAGTTGTACACAGGCGATCCCGATCGGGCTCGGCCAGCACACGGCGCCGAGCGTGGAGTATTGGTACGACTTCACTCCGGCGCAACCGGGGGCCTACACCATCAGCACCTGCGGCCTCAACACCTGCGATACCAAGCTTTGGCTTTACGACATGGCCTGCAACCTGGTGAATCCGCAGCCGGGGATCGAAGGGGCCACGTTCGGCGACGACAATGATGGAGGCTGCGGCCTGCAGGCCGTGGTGAACGCCAACATGCCCGCAGGGGTCACCCATCACCTCCGGGTGGGCACCAATGGCGGCAGCTGTTCGAGCGTCACCTTCGAGATCATCTATAACGGTCCCGTGGAAGGGTGCATGGACCCCGGGTCGTGCAACTACGAACCGTTGGCCACCATTCCTTGCGTGGGTTGCTGCATCGCACCGGGATCCCCCAACTGCCCTGACGGACCGGACCTGATCATGAGCCAGAGCGCCCTGGAGAGCAGCCTGAACCTCGTGTCGGTGAACATCACGGATGCCTGTGCGCCTGTGGAGGGATGTACCAAGGGCTTCGGTCAGCGCTATGTCCTGCGCTTCACCACCCGCATCGAGAACATCGGCACCACGGACTACTACATCGGCAGTCCCAGCGCGCAGCCGCAGATGTTCGACTTCAACAACTGCCATGGGCACGCGCATTACGCCGGGTATGCGGACTACATCCTGTTCGATACGCTGGGGAACAAGATCCCCGTGGGCTTCAAGAACGGCTTCTGCGTGATCGACGTGGGCTGCTACCCGGGCAACACGGGACAGTACGGATGCAGCAACATGGGCATCAGCAAAGGTTGCTATGACATCTATGGAAGCGGCACAACCTGCAACTGGATCGACATCACGGACGTGCCGGCCGGCAAGTACACACTGGTGCTGCGCACCAACTGGCAGCAGGCCCCCGATGCCCTTGGACGCCATGAGCAGGACTACTCGAACAACTATGCCCAGGTGTGCATCCAGATCACGCGGAACGGGCTGAACGTGCCTTCGTTCAGCGTGGTGGGCAACTGCCCCACCTACACCGATTGCCTGGGCCAGCCGTATGGCGATGCGGTGATCGACTGCACGGGCCAGTGCGCTGGCACCACAAGGACCGGCGACCTGAACAGCGACGGCTTCCAGACGCAACCCGATGCCCAGGCCTACGTGCTGGGCATCCATGGCAACGATGTGTCCACCACCGCGTGCACGGACCTGAACAACGATGGTGAAGTGACCGTCACCGACGCCGCCTTGATGGTGAATTGCTACAGCACACAGGACGCCCATGACCAAACGCCCCACCAGGTCCACTACCACCCCTGGTGCGATTTCCCGCGCGGTTGGTTGAGCAGCCTCGATACGGTGCGCCTCGCCATCGGAGCCTTCGACCAGGTGAACGGAACCGTCGACATCCACATCCGGAACCCGGATTGCCGGGTGCTGGGCTACGAGTTCGAGCTCTCAGGCCTCACGATCCAAAGCGTGCAGAACCTGGTCCCCTCCCTCCAGGGCGACATCAGCGTGTCCTCCTCGTTAGGCGGCACCAAGGTGATCGGCCTGAGCTACCTGGACAGCACCCTGGCCAAGAACACGAGCTATGTACCGCTGGTCCGCATCACCTACCTGTCGCTCACCGGGGCGCAGATCTGCATCGCCAATGTCACCGACGTCGTGAACGACCAGGCCAACAACGTGATCACGCGGGTGGAGAACGGATGTGTGGCGGTGAACAACGTGCTGACGCTGGCCCCGAAGGCCTTCCTGGAGGGTTCCTATGACACCGGCACGGGGCTGATGCGCGATGAGCTGCGGACATCGGCGCTGATCCCGGCCACCGAACCTTACACCGCCCTGGGGTATGTGCAGGCCGGTGGGGGAGGAGGAGAGCAGCTCGTGGGCGGCGTCCTTGATGTCACCGGCCCCAATGCCATCGTGGACTGGGTCCTGGTGGAGCTTCGCAGCGCCGTCACCCCGTCGACCATTGTGGCCACACGCTGTGCCTTGCTGCAACGCGATGGCGACATCGTGGCCGTGGATGGGGTGAGCAACGTGGTCCTGAACGCTTCTCCCGGGAGCTATCATGTGGCGGTGCGTCACCGCAACCACTTGGGGGCCATGACGTCCGCGGCACTGGCCTTGTCCGGCACCCCGGTGACCGTGGACCTCCGTTCACCCGGCACGGCCACCTGGGGCACACAGGCGCGGAAGACCTCGGGCGCGGTGCAGCTGCTCTGGGCCGGCAACGTGGTGCGGGATGGCAGCCTGAAGTACGCGGGTGCGAACAATGACCGCGACCCCATCCTCAACGTGGTGGGCGGCAACACCCCCACGGCCGTGGCTTTCGGCTACTACCGGGAGGATGTGAACATGAGCGGGGTGGTGAAGTACGCCGGCAGCGCGAACGACCGCGACCCGATCCTGGTGAACATCGGCGGGACGGTACCCACGGCCGTGCGGCTCGAACAGCTGCCCTGATCCCCCGAACCATCCTGGCGCCGGAACGGTTCATGGAGTGAACCCAACGATCGGTCGATCGATGACCGGTCGTGCGTGGAACGCGACCTAGTTTCGCCCGCCATGAACACCGCCCTGCTGCGTGGCCTTGTCGCCACTGCCTTTGCCCCGCTCGCGGGGAGCATCCTCGCCCAGTGCCCCATCGGCGAGGTGGAGGTCGTGATCGAAGTGATCACCGATGCGTACGCGTACGAGACCTACTGGGAACTGCTCCCAAGTGGGGCGTCCTGCGGCAATGGTACCATCTTCAGCGGGGGCAATCCGCTGGTGGGCTGCAACGGAGCGGGTGCGCAACAGCAGCAACCTGGAGGCTACGGCAACAGCCTGACGATCTCGGAAGGACCGTTCTGCCTGACCCAAGGAGCCACCTACGATATCTTCTGGGCGGACGATTGGGGCGATGCCGGCTTGAGCTTCGCAGTGCTGGTGCAGGGTGTGAACGTGGCCAACTTCGTCGGCACCGGCGATGGCGAGACCTTCAGCTTCGTGGCCCAGCTCCCCGTGGCGCGGGACATGAGCGTCACCAGCCTGACCACCGCACTTTACGCCGTCCGCGACGAGCCGGTGCGCATCATCGGAACGGTGGCGAGCCTTGGGTCCGACCCGGTGACCTCCTTCGACCTCCACTACAGCATCGATGGAGGGCCGCCCGTGGTGCAGAACGTGGGACCGGTGAACCTGCAGGCGGGCGATGCGCTCGAATTCGAGCACAGCACCCCCTGGGTGCCGACGTCCACCGGCACCTTCGCGGTCGAGGTCTGGGCCAGCAACATCAACGGAGGTGCCGACCTGGTGCCGGCCAACGACCTGGCCTCTTCGTCCACGCTGGTGAACGAGCCGATCCCCAACATCCTGGACCAGTACCTCATCGGTCCACCTGTGGTGGAAACGATCGCGGATTCCGATCAGGACCTGCTGGTGCCGCGCGACCTGGATTTCCACCCCGATCTGTCGCGGAACGAGCTGTGGGTGATCAATAAGGACACCGAGCAGAGCGGGGGGAGCACGGTGAAGTTCACCAACGTGGGCCAGACCGGCATGACCTGGTTGATGCAGGAGGACCCCAACAACTGGCACTTCATGAGCCTGCCCACCGGCATCGCGTTCGCCGACAACGGCAACTTCGCCACCTGCCCGGGCATCTTCGATGCGAACCAGAACGGAGGCGACCCCTTCACGGGCCCCAGCCTATGGAGCAGCGATCCGGCCATCTACGCGCAGGGCGTTTTCGGTCCTCTGGGCAGCCATCTGGACATGTTGCACGTGAACCCCAACAGCCAGGGGATCGCTCATGAACAATGGAACCGGTTCTGGGTCGTCGACGGGTTCAATGGGGACATCGTCATGAACGATTTCAGGGTGGACCATGGTCCGGGCAACAGCTACCATGGTGATGCCATCATCCGCCGCTATTCGGACTTCACCATCACCCGCGACCCGAACGACCATGTCGTGAGCCACTGCGCTCTGGACAAGACCACCGGCTGGTTGTACGTGGTGGACAACGGTGGCCAGCGGGTGCTGCGGATGGACATCCGCTCCGGTTCGGTGTCAGGGCCCGCCACCTTCGGGCCCTGGGAGAGCTACGTGGAGTACAGTACCGTGAGCGGATACACCTGGGAGGTGATCGTGAGCAGCGGTCTGGTGCAGCCGGCGGGCATCGATCTGGTGGGCGACCGGATGGTGGTGAGCGATCACGCCTCCGGTGAGCTGATCATCTACGACATCTCCGTCGTGCCCGCAGTGGAATTGGGCCGTGTGGCCACCGGTGCCGCAGGCCTCATGGGCGTGAAGCTCGGTCCGGACGGCCGCATCTGGGCGGTGAACGCCACCACCCATGCCTTGCTTCGCATCACGCCCGAGTCCACCGTCGGAACCCTCGAGCGATCGGACCCCGAGCTTCGGCTTGCGCCTGTCCCAGCGGATGAGCTGCTCCAGGTCACCGGACTGGGCCGGTCCGGCCGGCGCGTATTCGTGGAGGTGCTCGACGCCTCGGGCCGGGTGGTCCTGTCGGACCTCCTCGACGGCGGAACGGACGTGCTCGACCTGACCGTACTGCGGAGCGGTACCTATGTCCTGAGGGGCAACGGCCGGGTGGCACGCTTCACCCGGAACTGAGGGGATCCTGTTGGGATCCCGATCGGCGGCCGTGGTCGGTCGTGCTCCGCCTTTGGCGATCCCGGTATCTTGCCGTCCCCTACGTTGCGATCATGCTGATGAAGAACACCCTGCTTGCCTTCGGCCTCCTGACGATCGGCTTATTCCCTGCGGTGGATACCGCCGCCCAGGCGCCCCTGCGGGACCCTGTTGTCGCCGCCCGGGTCGAACTGCTTCGGAAAGGCCATGCCGCCGCAGACCTGGATGGCCTCATATTGACCGATGTCTACACCGACCGGCGCACAGGCGTGCTGCACGCCTACATGCGGCAGGCGGTGAACGGGATCGAAGTGTATGGCACGGAGGTCGCGCTGCACGTGAGGCCGGACGGGACCATCGTAACCCTGCACGATCGCCTCGTGAAAGGCGCCTCGGCGCGAGCGGGCAAGGGTGGCCCCGCGCTGACCCCGGAACAGGCGTTGGAGCGGGTGATGCTGATGGAAGGACTTCGTCCGGCCACATTGGTGAGGAGGCAGGCGGACGAGCGCAGGCACAGGGTGGTGTTCAGCGGGGAGGGGTTCACCACCGAGGATCCGGAGGTGCGTCTGTTCCTGATGGAGCGGGAGGGTCAGCTCGTTCCGGTATGGAACGTCAGCCTGTACATGCCTGACGGCTCACATTGGTGGAACATCCGGCTGGACGCCTTGACGGGGAAGGAACTTGAGCGGAACGATTGGGTGAGCCAATGCCGGTTCGATGAGCCGGCGGCCGCACATGCGGGGCACGACCATGGCGCAGCTGCCCCACCACCGGCCCCAGCCGCGGCCAACGACCTCCATGTGTTCCCCATGCCGCTGGAGAGCCCGAGCCATGGCGCCCGCGCCATCCGCAATGCGCCCTGGACCGCTGCGCCGAACGCATCCCCCTTTGGGTGGAACGACACGAACGGTGCCGCTGGCGCGGAGTTCACCATCACCCGTGGCAACAACGTGTACGCTTCAGAGGACCGCGACAACAACAACGCTCCGGGCTTCAGCCCCGATGGCGGTCCCACGCTCGACTTCGACTTCCCGCTCAACCTGGCCTTGGAGCCCATCGACTACGAATCGGCGGCCATCGCCAACCTGTACTACTGGAACAACATCATCCACGATGTGATGTACCAGTACGGGTTCGATGAGGTGAGCGGCAACTTCCAGGTGAACAACTACGGGAACGGTGGCGCGGGGAACGATGCGGTGAACGCCGATGCTCAGGACGGCAGTGGCACCAACAACGCCAATTTCGGCACCCCTCCGGACGGCAGCGCACCGCGCATGCAGATGTTCCGCTGGACCAGCACCGTGCCGGCACGGGACAGCGACCTGGACAACGGGGTCATCGTGCATGAGTACGGCCATGGCATCAGCAACCGGCTTGTCGGAGGACCCTCCAACACGAGCTGCCTCTCCAACGCCGAGCAGATGGGCGAGGGCTGGAGTGATTACTACGCGTTGATGTTCACCATGGAGGCGGGCGACCAAGGGCCTGACCCACGGGGCATCGGGACATACGTGCTCGGTCAGCCGGTGACGGGCGCAGGCATCCGGCCGGCGCCATACTCCACCAACTTCGGGGTGAACGCGTACACCTACGCCAGCACCAACTCGGGATTGAGCCAGCCGCACGGCATCGGCTTCGTTTGGTGCACCATCCTCTGGGAGATGACCTGGGACCTCATCGGCCAATACGGGTTCAGCGCCGACCTGTACAACGGGACGGCAGGCAACAACATCGCCATGAACCTGGTGACAGAGGGCCTGCGATACACCGCGTGCAACCCCGGTTTCGTGGACGGCCGTGACGCCATCCTTCAGGCGGATATGGCCCTTTACGGCGGGGCCAACCAGCAGCTGATCTGGGCCGCGTTCGCCCGTCGGGGTCTCGGATTCAGCGCCAGCCAGGGCAGCAGCTCCAGCCGCTCCGATCAGGTGGAGGCGTTCGATGTCCCGCTGGACATCAACGTGGGCGTGTCCGGGATCATCGAACCCCTGCAGGGCATGTATCCGGATTGCGCGAACGATCCCAGGCCGGTGAAGGTCCGGGTCCGCAACAACGGACTACTTACGCAATCCAACATCCCGGTGAACTACCGGTTGGATAACGGCGCTGTGGTGAGCACGGTGCTGGTCGGCCCGCTCAATTCCGGTCAGGTGGTCGATCTGAGCTTTCCAGGAACGGCGACCATCTCCGGCCTGGGCGCACACGTGCTGAAGGCGTGGACATCACTACCTGGCGATCTGGCCGCGGCCAATGACACCAGCACGGCGAACTACCAGCTCTACGTGGGAACCACGGTGGCCGCACCCTTCCTGGAGAACTTTGAGAGCGGTGCCCTCTGCGGTACGTCCAGCAATTGCGGCACCACCGTGTGTGACCTCCCCAATGGCTGGGTCAATGCCACCAGCGGCACCTACGATGGCAGCGACTGGCGGACGGACGAGAATGGCACACCCAGCTCGGGCACAGGACCCAGTGTGGACCTGGTGCCTGGGACCGCAACCGGCAACTACATCTATTTGGAAGCTTCCTCGTGCCTGAACAACGAGGCCCAGCTATTGAGCCCGTGCATCGACCTTGCCGGGGTATTGCTCCCGAGGCTCCGGTACGGGTATCACCTGTTCGGTCCGGCCATGGGCTCCCTGCGGGTGGATGTGTTCGACGGTGAACAGTGGCATCTGGACGTCACACCGGTGGTCCAGGGCGATCAAGGCAACACTTGGAACACCCGCATCGTGAACCTGGATGCCTTCGCCGGTGGGACCATCCTGGTCAGGTTCCGCGGGCGCACGGGAACGGACTTCACCTCGGACATGGCGCTGGATGCCATCGAGATCTATGAAGGAGCTGTACCTCCTGTGGTGGATCACAGCGCCACGCCGGCCTCCTATTGCGTGGGCGGCAAGGTGACGCTTAGTGATCTGTCGATCAACGACCCCACTTCGTGGAACTGGTCCCTGAGCCCGCCCACCGGGTTCATGTTTACCGATGGGACCAGTTCGGCCAGTGAGAACCCTGTGCTGCTCTTCACCAGCCCGGGCACCTACGACGTGACCCTGCAGGCGACGAACATCTATGGGACGGGGAGCTTCACACGCACCGGAGCGATCACCATCGGCACGAGCATCGCGGCCCGGTTCGACCTCCTGCTGGACCGATGGGGGCAGAGACCACCTGGAACATCAAGCGCCTGAACGGGACCACGGTGGCTTCCGGCGGCCCGTTCACCAACGTGGCGACCAACGGTGTCTACCCCCGGCCACCGGAATTCCTCTGCGTCGATGCCGATAGCTGCTATGTGCTTGAGGTGAACGACAGCTATGGTGACGGCATGTGCTGCGCCTATGGCGATGGCAACTACCTGCTCACCACCGGGGCTGGCGATACCCTGGTGTTCGGCAATGGTCAGTTCACCTTCCAGAGGAGGGATACGTTCTGCCTGGCCGTTACACCCAGATTATCCGCGCGGGTGTTGCTCGAAGGCCCGTGGGACGGGTCCACCGGGCTCATGAGGGATCAATTGCGGTCCAACCCGGCGTTCCCGCTTACCGAGCCCTACACGACGCTCGGCTTCTCCCAGCTGCTGGGCGGGGGCGAGACCATCGACCCCGGTCTGCTCTCGGTGACCGGGAACGATGCCATCGTGGATTGGGTGCGGATCGAAGTGCGTGATCCGGCCACCCCCTCCGTATTGCGCGCCACCCTGCAGGCCTTGGTTCAGCGGGACGGGGATGTGGTGGACGTCAATGGGTCCACGAGCATCGCGTTGCCCGTGGCTGCCGGCAACTACCACGTCTCCATCCGCCATCGGAACCACCTGGGGGCGATGACCGGTGATCCCGTGGTGCTCGGCAGCACACCGACCATGGTCGACCTCTCGTCACCGTCCCAGTCCACCTTCGGCACTGATGCCCGGAAAGCCGCCGGTGCAGTGCGGCTGTTGTGGGCCGGCAATGTGATCCGCGACGGCCAGCTCAAGTACGCCGGTGGATCCAACGACCGTGATCCCATCCTCGTCCGCATTGGAGGCAGTGTGCCGACCGCGACCGTGTCAGGGTACTGGACCGAGGACGTGACCCTGGATGCCGTCGTCAAGTATGCGGGGGCCGCGAATGACCGCGATCCGATCCTCGTGAACATCGGCGGGATCGTGCCCACGGCGATCCGCATCGAGCAGCTACCCTGATGGAGGTCATGCACACCATCCCGCAGGCACTCCCATCTTGCCGTATGATCCGTGACAAGGTGCTACAGGGGGGGGCAGGTGCATGTCTTCTTCTTTCTCCGCTCATCGCGAACGCGCAGAGCTGGGAAGTGTTCGACATGGTCACCGCGGGATTTCCGAGCAACACGGTCCGGGCGCTCTCCCCGGACAGCAGTGGGAACATGTGGGTCGGAACCGATTGGGGGCTCTGCAAGTTCGACGGCACGGATTGGACGGTGTACCAGACCGGCAATTCGGGCCTGCCCGAGAACGACATCCGCTCGCTGGCCGTGGCCCCGAACGGGGACCTTTGGATCGGTACCGCGCTCTATGGCCTGGTGGTTCACGATGGTACGAACTGGGAGGGCTTTTCCACCCAGAACAGTCCATTGCCGGACGACCAGATCAACTGCATCACCTTCGATCATCGGGGTTGGGCATGGATCGGGACCGTGGGCGGGCTGGTCTGCCACACGGGCACCGACTGGCGCGTGTATAACGATCAGCCCACGAGCTATAACGGCTTGGTGCTCAATGGCAATCACGTACGCGATGTGGCCGTGGCGCCGGATGGCCTGGTGGCTTTCGGAACCATCAACGGAGGCTTCCACTACCTGACCGATACGGCCGTCCAGGTACATGCCACCTACATCGACATGTTCCCGGACAACACCCAATACGGGGTTGTGATCGATACGGTGGCCAGCGAACGTTGGCTGGCCTGTCCGGCCGGTGGGCTTCTGCGCCAGGGAGGATCATGGAATGGCGGCCCGTGGTTCCAGTACACCACGTTCAATTCACAGATCCCCTCCAATGCGCTGACCTGTATCGTTCAAGACGCGTACTCCCGCCTCTGGATCGGGAGCCAGTTGAACGGAGTGATCCTTCGGGAACCGAACGGTGACTACAGCGTGTTCAACACCGGCACCAGCGGCATCCCGGACAATTCCGTAGAGCACTTGTGTTCCGCCCCGGACGGCAGCCTTTGGGTGGCCACGTTCTTCGGAGGCGCTGCTCGGTTCACCTTCGACGTCGGCATCCACAGTGAGTCCCACCTCGACCGGAGTGTGCACGTGTTCCCTAACCCTACGGACGGACCGGTGCAGGTCGTGACCGAGGGTCTTGCTGTCGGATCGGAGTGGCGGGTCACTGATGCCGTGGGACGCGTTTTACGGAGCGGCCGAACCGACGCTGCACAACCGGCCTTCGACTTCCGAGGGAGCGCGCCAGGTCTGTATGGCCTTGTGATCGCCAGCCCGGATGGCCCCCGGTCGGCATGGTTTCAAGTGTATTGACCCTGCTCCCCGGCTGATGTACCTTGCGGCTCCCCGAACCGGGTGACCTTCCAGAATCCCAACAACATGATGAAGCGCTACGCCTGGGTGCTTGCGGCACCCCTGTTCTTCAGCGACCTGAACCCGGCCGAGGCCCAGTGCACGGTCACCAACGCTACGGGATGCACGTGCGCCAATGGCACCGGGAACTGTGAGTTGCTCCCGGACATCCAGATCAGCTGGTTCGCCCTGCAGAACTATGCCTCCGGTCCTTCCGAGTACAGCCAGACTTCCACGGGGAATGCCGGTCGGCTGCGGATCAGCGGCTCCACGCCCAACCAGGGCCGTGGCCCTCTGGAGGCGCGCGGGGTGAACGCCCAAGGATTTCGCACGTTCATCTGTGGCTCGGATACGAATACGGTCTACTTGCCCACGGATAACAACGGCTATAGCTGTTCGAACGGTTTCGCGGCCAAGCAGCGGTTGTATCAGCGGGTGTATTCCAAGAACGGCAACACCATGACCTATGTGGATCAGTTGGCCGGCACTATGACCTACCACCCCACCCACAACCACTATCACGTGGACGACTGGACTACGATGACCCTCCGGTTGGAGCAACCTGGTGAGCCCGATCCGCGCAATTGGCCGGTGGTTTCCAGCGGAGGTAAACTGGGATTCTGCTTGATGGACCTCAGCACCTGCACCAACAGCGCAGGACACTGCCGGACCTCGCACCTGTACAACCAGGGAACCAGCCTGAGCACCACCCAGTTCCCCAACAGCGGCTTGGGCGTGGGTTATAGCTGCGGGGAGAATTTCCAGGGCATCTCCGTTGGTAAGAACGATATCTACAGCGAGAGCTTGGACGGCATGTGGATCAACCTGCTGCCGGGTCTGTGCAACGGCAATTACTGGATCGTAGCGGAAGTGGATCC
Proteins encoded in this region:
- a CDS encoding M36 family metallopeptidase, whose translation is MLMKNTLLAFGLLTIGLFPAVDTAAQAPLRDPVVAARVELLRKGHAAADLDGLILTDVYTDRRTGVLHAYMRQAVNGIEVYGTEVALHVRPDGTIVTLHDRLVKGASARAGKGGPALTPEQALERVMLMEGLRPATLVRRQADERRHRVVFSGEGFTTEDPEVRLFLMEREGQLVPVWNVSLYMPDGSHWWNIRLDALTGKELERNDWVSQCRFDEPAAAHAGHDHGAAAPPPAPAAANDLHVFPMPLESPSHGARAIRNAPWTAAPNASPFGWNDTNGAAGAEFTITRGNNVYASEDRDNNNAPGFSPDGGPTLDFDFPLNLALEPIDYESAAIANLYYWNNIIHDVMYQYGFDEVSGNFQVNNYGNGGAGNDAVNADAQDGSGTNNANFGTPPDGSAPRMQMFRWTSTVPARDSDLDNGVIVHEYGHGISNRLVGGPSNTSCLSNAEQMGEGWSDYYALMFTMEAGDQGPDPRGIGTYVLGQPVTGAGIRPAPYSTNFGVNAYTYASTNSGLSQPHGIGFVWCTILWEMTWDLIGQYGFSADLYNGTAGNNIAMNLVTEGLRYTACNPGFVDGRDAILQADMALYGGANQQLIWAAFARRGLGFSASQGSSSSRSDQVEAFDVPLDINVGVSGIIEPLQGMYPDCANDPRPVKVRVRNNGLLTQSNIPVNYRLDNGAVVSTVLVGPLNSGQVVDLSFPGTATISGLGAHVLKAWTSLPGDLAAANDTSTANYQLYVGTTVAAPFLENFESGALCGTSSNCGTTVCDLPNGWVNATSGTYDGSDWRTDENGTPSSGTGPSVDLVPGTATGNYIYLEASSCLNNEAQLLSPCIDLAGVLLPRLRYGYHLFGPAMGSLRVDVFDGEQWHLDVTPVVQGDQGNTWNTRIVNLDAFAGGTILVRFRGRTGTDFTSDMALDAIEIYEGAVPPVVDHSATPASYCVGGKVTLSDLSINDPTSWNWSLSPPTGFMFTDGTSSASENPVLLFTSPGTYDVTLQATNIYGTGSFTRTGAITIGTSIAARFDLLLDRWGQRPPGTSSA